A genome region from Eurosta solidaginis isolate ZX-2024a chromosome 2, ASM4086904v1, whole genome shotgun sequence includes the following:
- the MFS18 gene encoding voltage-gated purine nucleotide uniporter SLC17A9, with protein sequence MTMDEKLKYSLLRGDLVDTQSVWTRYEKRVWFLTLITGTLMLYSTRTTMPLLIPAVATEQKWSKTDSGTVLSAFFWGYTLTQVVGGYFSDRFGGQRVILFAAIGWSLITFFMPNIIWSSAAVKTYSIPFIVTIRIMNGAFQGVHFPAMISLTSQNLCQNERTSFFGLLTAGSALGTLLTGSLGSFVLDYFGWPYVFRVIGFLGIAWALMLRYYTMAGERGRIINVSLPSRLCVSKQITDTVPWLCYFRKLSFWACVLAHACEMNCFFVLLSWLPTYFHDGFPHAKVWVVNMIPWLALPPCTLFARYVTGRLVAREWSTTVVRKIIQSCCFALQNLALFVMARTNNFYTALFCMTVIIGGTGFHNNAVTVNPQDLAPSHSGSVFGLMNTVGAVPGFLGVYLAGHILEITQSWPMVFSTAAAINLVGWTIFLIFGSAEAIV encoded by the exons ATGACTATGGATGAGAAGCTCAAGTATTCGCTTTTACGTGGCGATTTGGTTGATACCCAAAGTGTTTGGACGAG ATATGAAAAGCGTGTATGGTTTCTGACACTTATCACAGGCACATTAATGTTGTATTCCACACGCACAACAATGCCGCTGCTTATTCCCGCCGTTGCGACAGAGCAAAAATGGAGTAAAACCGATTCAGGCACGGTGCTCAGCGCATTCTTTTGGGGTTATACATTGACACAG GTGGTGGGCGGTTATTTCAGTGACCGGTTTGGTGGTCAACGTGTTATACTGTTTGCTGCCATTGGATGGTCGTTAATAACATTTTTTATGCCAAATATTATATGGAGTTCAGCGGCTGTAAAAACATATTCCATTCCATTTATTGTAACAATACGTATTATGAATGGCGCATTCCAAGGAGTACACTTTCCGGCAATGATAAGTCTGACTAGTCAG AACTTATGCCAAAATGAACGCACAAGCTTTTTTGGTCTACTCACTGCCGGCTCAGCTTTGGGCACTCTGCTCACCGGCAGTTTGGGCTCATTTGTATTGGACTATTTTGGTTGGCCATATGTTTTTCGTGTTATTGGCTTTTTGGGTATTGCATGGGCTTTAATGCTACGATACTATACAATGGCTGGTGAACGTGGTCGTATTATCAATGTATCATTACCATCACGCCTGTGTGTCAGCAAACAAATCACAGATACTGTTCCATGGTTGTGTTACTTTAGAAAGTTATCATTTTGGGCGTGTGTACTTGCACATGCTTGTGAAATGAATTGCTTTTTTGTATTGCTCTCCTGGCTTCCAACATATTTTCATGATGGGTTTCCTCATGCCAAAGTGTGGGTCGTGAATATGATACCTTGGCTCGCTCTGCCGCCCTGTACGCTCTTCGCGCGATATGTAACGGGACGTTTAGTAGCACGCGAATGGTCGACTACTGTTGTTCGAAAAATTATACAAAGTTGTTGTTTTGCTCTGCAGAATTTAGCATTATTTGTTATGGCACGCACAAATAATTTTTATACAGCGCTCTTTTGTATGACGGTTATAATTG GAGGCACTGGCTTTCACAACAACGCTGTCACCGTGAATCCTCAAGATTTGGCACCTTCACATTCGGGTAGCGTTTTCGGTTTAATGAATACGGTCGGCGCTGTGCCTGGTTTCTTGGGGGTCTATCTTGCTGGTCATATTCTGGAGATAACCCAGAGTTGGCCAATGGTTTTCAGTACAGCTGCGGCTATTAATTTAGTTGGCTGGACAATATTTCTTATATTCGGTTCGGCAGAAGCAATTGTGTGA
- the Elp3 gene encoding elongator complex protein 3, with protein MKPKKKLGVGLSREERSVIVIGEIIQELLKAHEDKKDVNLNRLKARVSSKYGLESSPRLVDIIAAVPQDAKKILLPKLRAKPIRTASGIAVVAVMCKPHRCPHINMTGNICVYCPGGPDSDFEYSTQSYTGYEPTSMRAIRARYNPYLQTRHRIEQLKQLGHSVDKVEFIVMGGTFMSLDEKYRNDFIMKLHDALSGHTSRDIKEAIRYSEISHTKCIGITIETRPDYCLKRHITDMLNYGCTRLEIGVQSVYEDVARDTNRGHTVRAVCESFNLGKDSGYKIVAHMMPDLPNVDFERDLEQFIEYFENPAFRSDGLKIYPTLVIRGTGLYELWKTGRYKSYPPSMLVDLVAKILALVPPWTRVYRVQRDIPMPLVSSGVEHGNLRELALARMKDWGTDCRDVRTREVGIQEIHNKVRPYEIELIRRDYVANGGWETFLSYEDPKQDILVGLLRLRKCSPDTYQPELTKAGQCSIVRELHVYGSVVPVNARDPTKFQHQGFGMLLMEEAARIAREEHGSVKLAVISGVGTRAYYRKLGYELDGPYMSKMLQDNTKEIVANKRLRKSRFSRLE; from the exons ATGAAACCGAAAAAGAAGTTAG GTGTTGGCTTAAGCCGCGAAGAGCGCAGTGTCATAGTCATTGGTGAAATTATACAAGAACTATTGAAAGCACACGAGGATAAAAAAGATGTCAATCTCAACCGTCTTAAAGCACGTGTTTCCTCAAAATATGGTTTGGAAAGCTCGCCTCGTTTGGTTGACATCATTGCGGCAGTGCCACAGGATGCCAAAAAAATATTGTTGCCGAAATTGCGTGCGAAGCCAATACGCACGGCGAGTGGG ATTGCCGTTGTCGCAGTAATGTGCAAGCCCCATCGCTGTCCACACATCAATATGACGGGCAACATATGCGTCTATTGCCCAGGTGGACCGGACAGCGATTTCGAATATTCAACACAGTCGTACACGGGTTATGAACCGACATCTATGCGTGCTATACGTGCACGCTACAATCCGTATCTGCAAACTCGTCATCGCATTGAACAACTTAAACAACTGGGACATTCTGTCGATAAAGTTGAATTCATTGTAATGGGCGGCACTTTCATGAGTTTGGATGAGAAATATCGTAATGATTTCATAATGAAATTGCATGATGCGCTAAGTGGACATACCAGTCGTGATATTAAAGAAGCCATACGGTATTCAGAGATttcacatacaaaatgtattggTATAACCATTGAAACACGTCCGGATTATTGTCTCAAACGACATATTACCGATATGCTGAACTATGGTTGTACTCGCTTGGAAATTGGTGTACAATCTGTTTATGAAGATGTGGCGCGTGATACAAATCGTGGTCATACGGTGAGGGCTGTGTGCGAAAGCTTTAATTTGGGAAAAGATTCGGGTTATAAAATTGTAGCGCATATGATGCCCGATTTGCCGAATGTAGACTTTGAACGTGATTTGGAACAGTTTATT gaatattttgaaaatccAGCATTTCGTTCAGACGGTTTGAAAATCTATCCAACACTTGTTATACGTGGCACTGGTCTTTATGAACTTTGGAAAACAGGTCGCTACAAATCATATCCACCATCTATGTTGGTCGATTTGGTGGCAAAAATATTGGCACTCGTACCGCCATGGACGCGTGTCTATCGTGTACAGCGTGATATACCAATGCCACTTGTTAg TTCCGGCGTTGAACATGGCAATTTACGTGAGCTCGCTTTAGCACGCATGAAGGATTGGGGCACAGATTGTCGTGATGTTCGTACCCGTGAGGTAGGCATACAAGAGATACATAATAAGGTGCGTCCTTATGAAATCGAGTTGATACGACGTGATTATGTAGCCAATGGTGGTTGGGAGACTTTCCTATCTTATGAAGACCCAAAACAAGATATACTCGTTGGCTTATTACGTTTGCGTAAATGTTCGCCCGATACATATCAACCTGAGCTAACAAAAGCAGGACAATGCTCAATTGTACGTGAGTTACATGTATATGGTTCGGTGGTGCCAGTCAATGCACGAGATCCAACAAAATTTCAACACCAG GGATTTGGTATGTTGCTCATGGAAGAAGCTGCACGCATAGCAAGAGAAGAACATGGAAGCGTGAAATTGGCTGTCATTTCTGGTGTTGGCACACGCGCTTATTATCGCAAGCTGGGCTATGAACTAGATGGCCCCTATATGTCGAAAATGCTTCAGGATAATACCAAGGAAATAGTTGCAAACAAAAGATTGCGTAAAAGTAGATTTAGTAGATTAGAGTAA